A region from the Triticum urartu cultivar G1812 chromosome 1, Tu2.1, whole genome shotgun sequence genome encodes:
- the LOC125535163 gene encoding CASP-like protein 1D1, which produces MAGTVEDSGNTAPSSPAGLRGADLALRVLLFAVSLSGLVVLVTAKQTEMVPLVLTPPFRFGPVPAQFKDSPALIYLLVALCMTSLYSLLTAATSVKSMSSSASCAKGIFVLILLDVVYAGIMASATGTAGAVAWVGLKGNSHTRWNKICNIYDKFCRHIGSATCLGLIASIILVLLVVLNAYSLYRRSR; this is translated from the exons ATGGCCGGCACCGTTGAGGACAGCGGGAACACGGCGCCGTCGTCGCCGGCCGGGCTCCGCGGCGCCGACCTGGCCCTGAGGGTGCTTCTGTTCGCCGTCTCGTTGTCGGGGCTCGTCGTGCTGGTCACCGCCAAGCAGACGGAGATGGTGCCCCTGGTCCTGACGCCGCCGTTCAGGTTCGGGCCGGTGCCCGCCCAGTTCAAAGACTCGCCAGCGCTCAT TTATCTTCTTGTGGCGCTGTGCATGACGAGCTTGTATAGCCTTCTGACggccgccacctcggtcaagTCCATGTCAAGCTCGGCTTCCTGTGCCAAGGGGATCTTCGTCCTCATTCTGCTTGATGTG GTTTACGCGGGCATCATGGCGTCGGCGACGGGCACGGCGGGGGCCGTGGCCTGGGTGGGGCTGAAGGGCAACTCGCACACGCGGTGGAACAAGATCTGCAACATCTACGACAAGTTCTGCCGGCACATCGGCAGCGCCACCTGCCTCGGCCTCATCGCCTCCATCatcctcgtcctcctcgtcgtcctCAACGCCTACTCCCTCTACCGGAGAAGCCGCTGA